The genomic region TGTCTCAACTTAAACGACTTAAACCAGGTTGAACGTATGTAGAAATTATAATGAATTTACATTTTTCAGAGATTAAATTACTTTGAAGATGAATTAATCACAGTATTTTTAATATAGAGCTTTTAGCAGTGCCATTTTGGTTAATTTTGTGTAATCAAACCAGTGAGTAATTATTGACAATGAAAGGTGGGAATGTTGCTCTCTTGTCATATAATTGCTACATTTAATATCAATATAGAATTAAAAATAGTTTTTCAGATTGTATTTTGGTGGTTATTTTTCGCGATGCGAATATTATGTCACGACTGAAACTACCTGGTTCAATTTGTGTCAATTGTGGGGGTGCCCATGTTGCTGAGGATCAGAAGTGCCCAGGGCAAGAGAGACcggttgaggttgccagggtcaGAGTAGACCCTGGACCACAGTAATCAACTGTACCACAGTAATGGcatgtaaatcacagaaaatagctgttgtggtggcagctgcagagaagtacttgggtgtgTACAAGGTTTTACAGCAAAAGAGAAAAAGGTGTGTTAAATTAAAGAGTCATGTCCTCCCTAGGCCATCAGCCTGTTGTAGGATCAGTTGGGGTCAAAGTAGTGAAATGGGGTGgtgttaattacattttttattaaatagTGGTGTATGTAGGTGTAGGGTTAATTGgtggtggattttttttttaagtccctCTTTTTATTTTTTGTGTCATGATCTACCACACAtcctgtacagtaggtggcggcatgcacaaaCAAATGTGGAACGCCATGATAACAAAGAAGACGAAGAACCATTTCCACGTCAGCTTTTTTATCATTTAGACGTTCATTAACACCCTGGAACTCGTACTTAAACCATGTAGTCTTTAATTCACGTTTGATACAAGACTTGGTTTATAGATGTTATCGAggtaaagctagctagctgctaacaatggctaactgtgtgggttttcacactcaaatagcctccatcatggaggtgcTGGCGAATGCAGCAGTGGCagagatctgtaaactcgtagacgacgactatgcagtgtttcgtttggaagTAACTCagagccagaaagaaaacagaggattacggaggaaactacagctactggAACTGAAGGTGGCACGGGAGCGCGCAGAGCGGACCATACGAGAGCGCGTCCTCGCCAGTCgtcccagtagtgtcaagatcctcgaccgatacagaggaatggcaagaggtacaaTTTGCAGGCCGAGGCGGCAACGGCCTGTCGCCCGGTTCCCCTCTGCACATATGTTTAGATGTATCACCCAGATTTGGGTCTTGGTCAGTTTTTGGATAGTATGCAATAATTCCCCTCATTTACTTGGTTATCTTATGCAAAGAAGAGCCAATATCATAGTGTAGCTATTGTACAGTCATTGCACCTCAAACCATAGGGATTCTGTGGTGCTGACCATGTGTTGGTCCGTTCCCTGTAATCCTATTGGCTACTGTTGTTTATGGGAATTTAATATATAGTGGGCATGCGTCTGGTGATAGTCTTTTGCTTGATGTTTTAATGAAACTTAGAGCACTGCTCATCTTGTGCCAAAGCTAAACATCCTAACACATACTAACGAACCGGTATACCTAGTTGCTACTAAACTCCCACAGCACAGTGGGAATATCTTACTTGTGGAAGGTAATAAACAGCATCAACAAGAGTACTCCTTGCTGTGGCATCATCCTAACCCACGCACCATACaccatatgtaaccgatgtgaaatggctagttagttagcggtggtgcgcgctaatagcgtttcaatcggtaacgtcactcgctctgagacctgaagtagttgttcccatTGCTCTGTAAgagctgcggcttttgtggcgcaatgggtaacgatgcttcgtgggtgactGTTGTTGATATGTGcaggttcaagcccaggttggggcggggcgaggagagggacggaatcTAAACTGTTACACATACAAAAGATGACCCACAACAAAATTCTTACCAGATTCTTGATTTACTGCATTTCCTATTATTTACTAATTAAAAACAATGTGATGCATGGAacataatacatcaatcaataaaTAGTATATCAAGAAGTTATGAGAAGTGTTACCTCACATCCTTGTCAATTCTACACAGAGTCAATAGTGTACAATATACCGTTGCATTGACCGTAGCTAACCTAACCACCTCTTTCCTCCCAatcactctctcaggtgaaggacatctcactggaggccacaggagctttgcgaagccagcaggacacaatacatggagagatgatcaaccaatcactgttgatgaggggagtggaacctcaacccagcacattatcatgatagaggttagtgtaataGTGTTGCATAATAAATGTGTTACTTGGTAAATCAAATGTGGCCTGTATTTCAGAAAGGCTCCCCTCAGCTATTCACTTGCTTACATTTACATCCTAATTTATCTATCATAGGGGAGCTTGAGACTTCCCTTTGACATTGTTATCCAATTCAACCCATGTACCGGtaataacctcctctcttcttgtgtcagtctgcagacgtagaggctgcaggtcctgggGTCAAGCAGGAGAGATCTGAAGGAGAAGAGGACCCACGGCACAGCAGAGACATCCAGACTGGAGCGGCAGGTGATCCCCCTGTAGCCACGGAGGACACCGCCCCAGCGCCGCTCAGGACCCAACGCagcatcacggaggtcagtggaaTGCCGAACACCGTcctcaagtcagagacagacacagagactttaactgtaacacacaggcttttacacacaggatctgaccacagatcagacccagagagacagGGCCTGGGGAGACTGGGCTGTCCTCCTGCCCCTGGCTCGGAGTATTTACCGGTATTTCATCAGAGCCACAGGATGGTTCATACCCGTGGGGATGGCTATGGTGATGCGTTAAACATTGGCGGTGATGATCCCTCTTGTTCTTATGCTACAGAGATGGACCCAGGCAACATGCCCTTGGTtttagagacacagactgatcTGTCTAAAGGGGACTGGAACCGGTATAGTAAtagtgtatactctgaagggtgcctagataagaaaggggaggttATAGTCATAGATGAAgtgactgtgaaagtggagggCGACACTCCTCCCACATGGAATGCAGAAAGTCACCTCGTAGAGGGACACTCACAAGGCAGAGATTTCTTAGGTTACAGGGGAAGCTTAGAGACAAATCTAAATATCGCCACCCCCTCCTCTTTACATGCGTTCAGGGATCGCGACCCAGTGTCCGCGTTGATGGGGCCTTCCGATTCACATGGAAGCGTCCGTttcgatcaggtattgaactcaaacgacaggactagagcccaggctcagggagggggagccacatca from Salmo trutta chromosome 11, fSalTru1.1, whole genome shotgun sequence harbors:
- the LOC115201894 gene encoding zinc finger protein with KRAB and SCAN domains 1-like, yielding MIESADVEAAGPGVKQERSEGEEDPRHSRDIQTGAAGDPPVATEDTAPAPLRTQRSITEVSGMPNTVLKSETDTETLTVTHRLLHTGSDHRSDPERQGLGRLGCPPAPGSEYLPVFHQSHRMVHTRGDGYGDALNIGGDDPSCSYATEMDPGNMPLVLETQTDLSKGDWNRYSNSVYSEGCLDKKGEVIVIDEVTVKVEGDTPPTWNAESHLVEGHSQGRDFLGYRGSLETNLNIATPSSLHAFRDRDPVSALMGPSDSHGSVRFDQVLNSNDRTRAQAQGGGATSGNSKEKRFLCMFCNKGFSCPQKVEIHQRVHTGVKCFSCTQCQMRFVQAGDLKRHQRVHTGEKPYSCPQCEKRFSRQDHLKMHMKVHTGERPFACTHCGKRFSERRCLRIHQQKNHSTL